A section of the Deltaproteobacteria bacterium genome encodes:
- a CDS encoding bifunctional 3-deoxy-7-phosphoheptulonate synthase/chorismate mutase, producing the protein MNGLEDLRRELDETDDSLLAALERRVGLVERVADAKAQSPAALLRDRDREKELLAKLEKKARDRGLNPYFVRRIFHDILEYSIDDQQRHLAARAQGESASLVKVAFQGVEGAYSHLAANKYFGAKSGACAFIGYRGFPEAVAACEAGDVDFVVLPLENTIAGSINATYRLLETSSLVIVGEEVWRVEHCLIGIEGTPLGRIRHIASHPQALLQCGEFLDQMPQCTIESFTDTAEAVRRVKDTQDVTHAAIASEEAAAVYGLAVLKRDIADQRENFTKFVVCAKKAVAYDRRIPCKTSLVLVTDHSEGALLACLRPLHDAHVNMVKLESRPLANTPWEYQFYIDVEGHADDPRMTAALDAMRERARVLKVLGCYPIRTKGYEGVEPVVEIAAPSEPAPVCETPASKPGKPKPYRLAAREAGRRDTQIKIGNALFGGGAFALIAGPCAVESREQIFESARIVREAGASMLRGGVFKPRSSPYSFQGMGWEGLELLVEAGRKFVLPIVTEVLDPGDVQRVAQQADMLQIGARNMQNFALLAEAGRCARPILLKRGMMSSIEELLLAAEYILAGGNTQVILCERGIRTFENATRNTLDLQAVPVLKRLTHLPVIVDPSHAAGERDIIVPMALAAKAAGADGLIVESHPDPDTALCDGPQALTTPMLNELAAKLAAMDKTLERTSA; encoded by the coding sequence ATGAACGGTCTGGAGGATCTGCGCCGCGAACTCGACGAGACGGACGACTCGCTGCTCGCCGCGCTCGAACGGCGCGTCGGGCTCGTCGAGCGCGTCGCCGACGCCAAGGCCCAGTCGCCGGCGGCGCTGCTGCGTGACCGCGATCGCGAAAAAGAACTGCTCGCGAAGCTCGAAAAAAAGGCGCGTGATCGCGGCTTGAATCCCTACTTCGTGCGGCGCATTTTTCACGACATTCTCGAATACTCGATCGACGACCAGCAGCGCCATCTCGCCGCGCGCGCGCAGGGCGAATCCGCCTCGCTCGTCAAGGTCGCGTTTCAGGGCGTCGAGGGCGCCTACAGCCATCTGGCCGCGAACAAGTACTTCGGCGCGAAGTCGGGCGCGTGCGCGTTCATCGGCTATCGCGGATTCCCCGAGGCCGTCGCCGCGTGCGAGGCGGGCGATGTGGACTTCGTCGTGTTGCCGCTCGAAAACACCATCGCGGGCAGCATCAACGCCACCTACCGCCTGCTCGAAACCTCGTCGCTCGTCATCGTCGGCGAGGAAGTCTGGCGCGTCGAACATTGCCTGATCGGCATCGAGGGGACGCCGCTCGGGCGTATCCGTCACATCGCGTCGCACCCGCAGGCGCTGCTTCAGTGCGGCGAGTTCCTGGATCAAATGCCGCAATGCACGATCGAGAGTTTCACCGACACCGCCGAGGCCGTGCGCCGGGTGAAAGACACGCAGGACGTCACGCACGCCGCCATCGCGAGCGAGGAGGCCGCGGCCGTCTACGGTCTAGCCGTGCTCAAGCGCGACATCGCCGATCAGCGCGAAAATTTCACCAAGTTCGTCGTCTGCGCGAAAAAGGCCGTGGCATACGACCGGCGTATTCCGTGCAAGACCTCGCTCGTGCTCGTCACCGATCATTCCGAGGGCGCGCTGCTCGCGTGCCTGCGTCCGCTGCACGACGCGCACGTCAACATGGTCAAGCTCGAAAGTCGCCCGCTCGCCAACACGCCGTGGGAATACCAGTTCTACATCGACGTCGAGGGCCACGCGGACGACCCGCGCATGACGGCGGCGCTCGACGCCATGCGGGAACGCGCCCGCGTGCTCAAGGTGCTCGGGTGTTATCCCATCCGCACCAAGGGCTACGAGGGCGTGGAGCCGGTCGTCGAGATCGCCGCGCCGTCCGAGCCCGCGCCCGTCTGTGAAACGCCCGCGTCGAAACCCGGCAAGCCCAAGCCCTATCGGCTCGCCGCGCGTGAGGCGGGACGCCGCGACACGCAGATCAAGATCGGCAATGCCCTCTTCGGCGGCGGCGCGTTCGCGCTCATCGCCGGGCCTTGCGCGGTCGAGAGCCGCGAGCAGATTTTCGAATCCGCGCGCATCGTGCGCGAGGCCGGCGCGTCCATGCTGCGCGGCGGCGTCTTCAAGCCGCGCTCATCGCCCTATTCGTTTCAGGGCATGGGGTGGGAAGGGCTCGAGCTGCTCGTCGAGGCGGGGCGCAAATTCGTTCTGCCCATCGTCACCGAAGTGCTCGACCCCGGCGATGTGCAGCGCGTCGCGCAGCAGGCCGACATGCTCCAGATCGGCGCGCGCAACATGCAAAACTTCGCGCTGCTGGCCGAGGCCGGGCGCTGCGCGCGGCCAATTCTTCTCAAGCGCGGCATGATGTCGTCGATCGAGGAGTTGCTGCTCGCCGCGGAGTACATCCTCGCGGGCGGCAACACGCAGGTGATCCTGTGTGAACGCGGCATTCGCACGTTCGAAAACGCCACGCGCAACACGCTCGATCTTCAGGCCGTGCCGGTGCTCAAACGGCTCACGCACCTGCCCGTGATCGTCGATCCCAGCCACGCGGCGGGCGAGCGCGACATCATCGTGCCCATGGCGCTCGCCGCCAAAGCCGCGGGAGCCGATGGGCTCATCGTCGAGTCGCACCCCGACCCCGACACCGCGCTGTGCGACGGCCCGCAGGCGCTCACCACGCCGATGCTGAATGAGCTGGCGGCAAAACTCGCGGCGATGGACAAGACGCTCGAAAGGACGAGCGCTTAG